In the Clostridium sporogenes genome, one interval contains:
- a CDS encoding purine permease, which translates to MDNKVNEAIAPVDELLPPQQLFILGLQHVLAMCAGAVAVPLIVGGALKLPAEQTIFLINADLFVAGIATLVQSLGIKNFIGAKVPVIEGASFASVSAMLAIANTYPGDPITGITTIFGATFIAGLFCFIMAPFFGKLIRFFPKVVTGTVITIIGISLLPVAVRWCAGNDVKSPTFASPKNILLALFVLILILIMYKFFKGILGNISILLGIVVGTIVASMLGMSDFTRVHSSGWINIDIPLYFGALKFDLTAIISMILVMLVMMTEATGNMIAIHEMVGKDIDDKNLTRGLRTDGFATMLAGIFNTFPHTAFGQNVGLVNLTGVKSRFVVAASGGILILLGLFPKAGAVVASIPYPVLGGAGIAMFGMVASGGISSLGQVEFKGTKNGMIIAVSIGLAMIPLAVPSFYSRFPKWVETLFHSGITTGSLAAILLNLFFNEFGKNKNLSIKNDKEIAIK; encoded by the coding sequence ATGGATAATAAAGTAAATGAAGCAATAGCTCCTGTTGATGAATTACTTCCACCACAGCAGTTATTTATTTTAGGTTTACAACATGTATTGGCGATGTGTGCAGGTGCAGTTGCTGTTCCTCTAATAGTAGGTGGTGCACTAAAGTTACCAGCAGAACAAACAATATTTCTTATAAATGCAGACCTTTTTGTAGCAGGTATAGCAACTTTAGTACAATCTTTAGGTATAAAGAATTTTATTGGAGCGAAAGTTCCTGTTATTGAAGGTGCAAGTTTTGCTTCAGTATCGGCTATGTTAGCTATTGCGAATACTTATCCAGGGGATCCTATTACAGGTATTACAACTATCTTTGGAGCTACATTTATAGCTGGGTTGTTTTGTTTTATTATGGCACCTTTCTTCGGAAAGCTTATAAGATTTTTCCCTAAAGTAGTAACAGGTACTGTAATAACTATAATAGGAATCTCATTGCTTCCAGTAGCAGTGAGATGGTGTGCAGGCAATGATGTAAAGTCTCCTACATTTGCTAGCCCTAAAAATATTTTGTTAGCTTTATTTGTTTTAATTTTAATTTTAATTATGTATAAATTTTTCAAAGGAATTTTAGGAAATATATCTATACTATTAGGAATAGTTGTAGGAACTATTGTTGCTTCAATGTTAGGAATGTCCGATTTTACTAGAGTTCATAGTTCAGGTTGGATTAATATAGATATTCCTTTATATTTCGGTGCTCTTAAATTTGACTTGACAGCTATAATTTCAATGATATTAGTTATGCTAGTTATGATGACAGAAGCTACAGGAAATATGATAGCTATACATGAAATGGTTGGAAAAGATATTGACGATAAAAATTTAACCAGAGGTCTTAGAACAGATGGATTTGCTACAATGCTTGCAGGTATATTTAATACATTTCCTCATACTGCTTTTGGTCAAAATGTAGGGCTTGTAAATTTGACTGGTGTAAAAAGTCGTTTTGTAGTAGCAGCCTCAGGTGGAATTCTAATATTATTAGGATTATTCCCAAAAGCAGGAGCAGTAGTTGCATCTATACCATATCCTGTTCTTGGTGGAGCTGGTATAGCTATGTTTGGAATGGTAGCTTCAGGTGGAATTTCAAGCCTTGGGCAGGTTGAATTTAAAGGAACTAAAAATGGTATGATAATAGCAGTAAGTATTGGGCTTGCTATGATTCCTTTAGCAGTACCAAGTTTTTATAGTAGATTTCCAAAATGGGTAGAAACTCTTTTCCATAGTGGTATAACAACTGGTAGTTTAGCAGCAATACTTTTAAATTTATTTTTTAATGAATTTGGAAAGAATAAAAATTTATCAATAAAAAACGATAAAGAAATAGCTATAAAATAG
- the hydA gene encoding dihydropyrimidinase → MATLIKNGIIVTSGDTFKGDIYIKNGIITKIGMDLIEEADEIIDAHGKYVIPGGVDVHTHLNLDVGIAVATDDFYTGTVAAACGGTTSIVDHLAFGPKGCDLHHQINLYHNYAKGNAVIDYGFHGVIQHVNDNILQELEDLSCEGITSNKVYLTYDYKLSDLEIFKVLMKSKEIGILTAVHPENNDMVNYLRQYYSNNGFTSPIYHAKSRPVCCEGESINRMLNIANVAGDSPLYIVHLSCKLGLDYIKMAIDRGQKNIFTETCPQYLFLDESRYNSKNNEGLKYIMSPPLREKSNQDALWKGIQDGYIQVIATDHCPFNFSIEKQLGKDDFTKCPSGVPGIETRIPLIFSEGVMKKRISLNKFVDLVSTKPAKIFGLYPKKGTIAVGSDGDIIIIDPNKKVKITKSMLHENVDYTPYEGFELQGYPVMAISRGKIIVKDNKFIGEKGYGQFLKRKKIDFFSIK, encoded by the coding sequence ATGGCCACTTTAATAAAAAATGGAATTATTGTTACTTCAGGAGATACCTTTAAAGGAGATATTTATATAAAAAATGGTATCATAACTAAAATAGGTATGGATCTAATTGAAGAGGCTGACGAAATCATTGATGCTCATGGGAAATATGTAATTCCTGGAGGAGTAGATGTTCACACTCACCTTAATTTAGATGTAGGAATAGCTGTAGCTACAGATGATTTTTATACTGGAACTGTAGCAGCTGCATGTGGTGGTACTACAAGTATAGTAGACCATTTAGCCTTTGGACCTAAAGGATGTGATTTACACCATCAAATAAATTTATATCATAATTATGCTAAGGGGAATGCAGTTATAGACTATGGTTTTCATGGTGTTATACAACATGTAAACGATAATATATTACAAGAACTTGAAGACCTCTCCTGTGAAGGAATAACAAGCAATAAAGTTTATTTAACTTATGATTATAAATTAAGTGATTTAGAAATATTTAAAGTACTTATGAAATCTAAAGAAATTGGTATACTTACAGCTGTACATCCAGAAAACAATGATATGGTTAACTATCTTAGACAATATTATTCAAACAATGGTTTTACATCTCCTATATATCATGCAAAAAGTAGACCAGTATGTTGTGAGGGAGAATCTATAAATAGAATGCTAAATATCGCTAATGTAGCAGGAGATTCTCCTCTGTACATAGTACATCTTTCCTGTAAGTTAGGATTAGATTATATAAAAATGGCTATAGATAGGGGACAAAAAAATATTTTTACAGAAACATGCCCTCAATATCTTTTTTTAGATGAAAGCAGATATAATAGTAAAAATAATGAAGGATTAAAATATATTATGAGTCCTCCCCTAAGAGAAAAATCTAATCAAGATGCCTTATGGAAAGGGATTCAAGATGGATATATACAAGTTATTGCTACAGATCATTGCCCATTTAATTTTAGTATAGAAAAACAATTAGGAAAAGATGATTTTACTAAATGTCCAAGTGGAGTACCAGGTATAGAAACTAGAATACCTTTAATTTTTTCAGAGGGAGTTATGAAAAAAAGAATATCCTTAAATAAATTTGTAGATTTGGTAAGTACAAAACCTGCAAAAATATTTGGACTATATCCAAAGAAAGGAACTATTGCAGTTGGTTCTGATGGAGATATTATTATAATTGATCCTAATAAAAAAGTTAAGATTACCAAATCTATGTTACATGAAAATGTTGATTATACTCCTTATGAAGGATTTGAACTTCAAGGGTATCCAGTAATGGCAATTTCAAGGGGAAAAATCATAGTAAAAGATAATAAATTTATTGGAGAAAAAGGATACGGACAATTTTTAAAAAGAAAAAAAATAGATTTTTTTAGTATTAAATAA
- the ygeW gene encoding knotted carbamoyltransferase YgeW, whose product MQDIKKLIEELKNIEFEKMYNNDFFLTWEKTDDELKAVFTVADILRKMREKNISPKVFDSGLGISVFRDNSTRTRFSFASACNLLGLEVQDLDEGKSQIAHGETVRETANMISFMADVIGIRDDMFIGKGNKYMHEVSEAVQEGCESGVLEQRPTLVNLQCDIDHPTQCMADLLHMIHYFGGIENLKGKKIAMSWAYSPSYGKPLSVPQGVVGLMTRMGMEVVLAHPEGYDLMPEVEEVAIKNAKASGGKFTKTNSMKEAFKDADIVYPKSWAPFAFMERRTDLYGEGKFEEIDVLEKELLGENAKHKDWECTEEMMNLTKDGKALYLHCLPADITGVSCKEGEVAASVFDRYREPLYKEAGYKPYIIAAMMFLSKVKNPALKFEELIKANNPRFYGK is encoded by the coding sequence ATGCAAGATATTAAAAAATTAATTGAAGAACTAAAGAATATTGAATTTGAAAAAATGTACAATAATGATTTTTTCCTAACTTGGGAGAAAACTGATGATGAACTTAAAGCTGTGTTTACAGTAGCAGATATTTTAAGAAAAATGAGAGAAAAGAACATATCTCCAAAAGTATTTGATAGTGGATTAGGAATTTCAGTATTCCGTGATAATTCAACAAGAACAAGATTCAGTTTTGCAAGTGCATGTAACTTATTAGGATTAGAAGTTCAGGACTTAGATGAAGGAAAATCTCAAATTGCTCATGGTGAAACAGTACGTGAAACAGCAAATATGATTTCTTTTATGGCAGATGTTATAGGAATTAGAGATGATATGTTTATAGGTAAAGGAAATAAATATATGCATGAAGTATCTGAGGCAGTTCAAGAAGGATGTGAATCAGGAGTTTTAGAACAACGCCCTACACTTGTAAATCTTCAATGTGATATAGATCATCCAACTCAATGTATGGCAGATTTACTTCATATGATACATTATTTTGGTGGAATAGAAAATCTTAAAGGCAAAAAAATAGCTATGTCTTGGGCGTATTCACCATCTTATGGTAAGCCACTTTCAGTTCCTCAAGGTGTAGTAGGTTTAATGACAAGAATGGGAATGGAAGTTGTACTTGCTCATCCAGAAGGATATGATTTAATGCCTGAAGTAGAAGAAGTAGCAATAAAAAATGCTAAAGCAAGTGGTGGTAAGTTTACAAAAACTAATTCAATGAAAGAAGCTTTCAAAGATGCAGATATAGTGTATCCTAAGAGCTGGGCACCTTTTGCATTTATGGAAAGACGTACAGATCTATATGGAGAAGGTAAATTTGAAGAAATAGATGTTTTAGAAAAAGAATTATTAGGAGAAAATGCTAAACATAAAGATTGGGAATGCACAGAGGAAATGATGAATCTTACTAAAGATGGAAAAGCATTATATTTACACTGTTTACCAGCTGATATTACTGGAGTTAGCTGTAAAGAAGGAGAAGTAGCTGCATCAGTATTTGATCGTTACCGTGAACCACTTTACAAAGAAGCTGGATATAAACCTTACATTATTGCAGCAATGATGTTCTTAAGTAAAGTTAAGAATCCAGCCCTAAAATTTGAAGAACTTATAAAAGCAAATAATCCAAGATTTTACGGAAAATAA
- the ygfK gene encoding putative selenate reductase subunit YgfK has protein sequence MGDKMRPISFKQMITWTMEELKEKESIFGIHKNKFYKNDSGKYIELFGEKLASPLGPAAGPNSQLTQNIVASYLTGSRFIELKTVQVIDGEDLPVSKPCIHAQDECYNVEWSTELTVPKAYDEYIKAWFLLHVLMKELNLSEERDFMFNMSVGYDLDGIKSPKVDAYIEGMRNASTTKIWNECRETLLSNIDLFSNFSKEDLDKISPVVCPSITLSTLHGCPPEEIEKIAKYLLEEKNLHTFIKMNPTLLGEKFVRDTFDKMGYDYIVLNPNHFINDLQYKDGVSMLKRLKSVAKKLNLEIGVKLTNTLPVKIENNELPGEEMYMSGRSLFPLTISLASKLASEFDGDLQISYSGGADFFNVEKILNAGIQPVTFATTILKPGGYERITQMAKKVEEHLKGAFKGINIEYLNELATSAVNDKYHLKDLRSVDSRKISLELPTYDCAVAPCTIGCPINQQIPEYVSLVGEKKYDEAFEVIAKDNTSPAITGTICNHNCQYKCTRLDYDESVLIRDMKKAAVLNAEDKYIENIKEANIKSDKKVAVIGAGPAGLSVALFLRRNGVDVTVMDRKEKPYGVIEYVIPEFRISSKMIKKDFDLVKKQGAKFKFGIDENLDIDALKKEYDYVVLAIGAWKPGKLTLKDGGEKTIDAISFLENHKTSKGDINLGKHVCIIGGGDVAMDAARAAKRTNGVEEVSIVYRRTKKYMPASLEEIELVQSEGIVFKELLSPMSIKDSKLICEEMKLGEKDTSGRRKPVGTGNTEELEADTVISAVGQQVDSNLLKKNKIELDAKGLPKVKESRETNITNVYVAGDMKKGPATIVKAIADGKAVSKDILSKEGLSNDFDKKVLPINEKKIYSKKGILKDHNCVENESERCLSCSNICELCVDVCPNRANVVINVEGDFSSSHQIVHLDGMCNECGNCGIFCPYKGNPYKDKLTLFWTKEDFENSTNKGFLVTDKDKGICKVRREDAEIIDYTIGKENDVSQEMDSMIKTFVNEYSYML, from the coding sequence ATGGGTGATAAGATGCGACCAATTTCTTTTAAGCAAATGATTACATGGACTATGGAGGAGTTAAAAGAAAAGGAATCTATTTTTGGTATCCATAAGAATAAATTTTATAAAAATGATAGTGGAAAATATATAGAATTATTCGGTGAAAAATTAGCATCACCACTTGGTCCAGCAGCAGGTCCTAATTCTCAATTAACACAGAACATAGTTGCATCTTACTTAACAGGAAGCCGTTTTATTGAATTAAAGACAGTACAAGTTATTGATGGAGAGGATTTACCTGTATCTAAACCGTGCATTCACGCACAAGATGAATGCTATAATGTGGAATGGTCTACAGAATTAACAGTACCAAAGGCTTATGATGAATACATAAAGGCCTGGTTTTTACTTCATGTTTTAATGAAAGAGCTAAATTTAAGTGAAGAAAGAGACTTTATGTTTAATATGAGTGTAGGGTATGATTTGGATGGAATAAAATCTCCTAAAGTGGATGCCTATATAGAAGGAATGAGAAATGCATCTACTACTAAAATTTGGAATGAATGTAGAGAAACATTACTTTCTAACATAGATTTGTTCTCTAATTTTAGTAAAGAAGATTTAGATAAAATTTCACCAGTAGTTTGCCCATCTATTACTTTATCTACACTTCATGGATGTCCTCCAGAAGAAATTGAAAAGATTGCAAAGTATCTTTTAGAAGAAAAAAATCTTCATACTTTTATAAAAATGAATCCAACTCTTTTAGGTGAAAAGTTTGTTAGAGATACTTTTGACAAAATGGGATACGATTATATAGTCCTTAATCCTAATCATTTTATAAATGACCTACAATATAAAGATGGAGTATCCATGCTTAAACGTTTAAAATCTGTTGCTAAAAAATTAAATTTAGAAATAGGAGTAAAACTTACCAATACATTGCCAGTTAAAATTGAAAATAATGAGTTGCCTGGTGAAGAGATGTATATGTCAGGACGTTCTCTTTTCCCACTAACTATATCTTTAGCAAGTAAATTAGCTTCAGAATTTGATGGAGATTTACAGATATCTTATTCAGGTGGTGCAGATTTCTTTAATGTAGAAAAGATTTTAAATGCAGGTATTCAACCAGTTACCTTTGCAACTACTATTTTGAAACCAGGTGGTTATGAAAGAATAACTCAAATGGCTAAAAAAGTAGAAGAACATCTTAAAGGTGCATTTAAAGGTATCAATATAGAATATTTAAATGAACTTGCAACTTCAGCTGTAAATGATAAGTACCATCTTAAAGATCTTAGATCTGTAGATAGTAGAAAGATTTCTTTAGAACTTCCTACTTATGATTGTGCAGTAGCACCTTGTACTATAGGATGTCCTATAAATCAACAAATACCTGAATATGTATCTTTGGTTGGGGAGAAAAAATATGATGAGGCTTTTGAAGTAATAGCTAAGGATAATACTTCACCAGCAATAACAGGAACCATATGTAATCATAATTGTCAATATAAATGTACAAGACTTGATTATGATGAATCAGTTCTAATTAGAGATATGAAAAAAGCAGCTGTGTTAAATGCTGAAGATAAATATATTGAAAACATTAAAGAAGCTAATATAAAAAGTGATAAAAAAGTAGCGGTTATAGGAGCTGGGCCAGCAGGATTGTCAGTAGCACTATTTTTAAGAAGAAATGGTGTAGATGTAACTGTAATGGATAGGAAAGAAAAGCCTTACGGAGTTATAGAATATGTTATTCCAGAGTTTAGAATTTCTTCTAAAATGATTAAAAAAGACTTTGATCTTGTTAAAAAACAAGGAGCTAAATTTAAATTTGGCATTGATGAAAATTTAGATATAGATGCTCTAAAAAAAGAATATGATTATGTGGTATTAGCAATAGGTGCTTGGAAACCAGGTAAGCTAACATTAAAAGATGGTGGAGAAAAAACTATTGATGCTATTTCATTCCTTGAAAATCACAAAACCTCTAAAGGAGATATTAATTTAGGAAAACATGTCTGTATTATTGGCGGCGGCGATGTAGCTATGGATGCGGCACGTGCAGCTAAGAGAACTAATGGAGTAGAAGAAGTTTCCATAGTTTATAGAAGAACTAAAAAATATATGCCAGCTAGCCTAGAAGAAATAGAGTTGGTTCAATCAGAAGGTATAGTATTTAAAGAGTTGCTTTCACCAATGTCTATAAAAGATTCAAAATTAATTTGTGAAGAGATGAAATTAGGGGAAAAAGATACTTCAGGAAGAAGAAAACCTGTTGGTACTGGTAATACTGAGGAATTGGAAGCGGATACAGTTATTTCAGCTGTAGGACAACAAGTAGATAGTAATCTACTTAAGAAGAATAAAATAGAATTAGATGCTAAGGGATTACCTAAAGTAAAGGAATCTCGCGAAACAAATATTACTAATGTATATGTTGCTGGAGATATGAAAAAGGGACCAGCTACTATCGTTAAAGCTATAGCTGATGGTAAAGCAGTATCTAAGGACATTTTATCAAAAGAAGGATTAAGTAATGACTTTGATAAGAAAGTTTTACCTATAAATGAGAAAAAAATATACAGCAAAAAGGGTATATTAAAAGATCATAATTGTGTAGAAAATGAATCAGAAAGATGTCTATCTTGTAGCAACATATGTGAATTATGTGTAGATGTCTGTCCTAATAGAGCCAATGTAGTTATTAATGTAGAGGGAGATTTTAGTTCTTCACATCAAATAGTACATTTAGATGGAATGTGTAATGAATGTGGTAACTGCGGTATCTTCTGCCCTTACAAAGGGAATCCATATAAAGATAAACTGACACTTTTCTGGACTAAGGAAGATTTTGAAAATAGTACAAATAAAGGATTCTTAGTTACAGATAAAGATAAGGGAATCTGTAAGGTTAGAAGAGAAGATGCTGAAATTATAGATTATACTATCGGAAAAGAAAATGATGTTTCACAAGAAATGGACAGTATGATTAAAACTTTCGTAAATGAATATAGTTATATGTTATAA
- the ssnA gene encoding putative aminohydrolase SsnA: MLLIGNGKVITRDNTRPIIDNGCIAVDENKIIEIGSTETLKNKYKESQFIDAKGKLIMPGFINTHMHYYSTFARGMANDSPPAKSLCDILTGLWWRLDKVLTLEDVYYSAAVPMIDQIKNGVTTVFDHHASAHAVKGSLFKIAEASDTIGIRSNLCYETSDRDGEKIAQEGINENVEFIKHCNAKNDDMIKGMFGLHASMTISDKTLEKCVDAVKGLNTGFHVHCGEGIEDLEDSKKKYGKGIIERWNDAGVLCDKTIAVHCIYVSDEEMDMLKEKNTIVVHNPESNMGNAVGVSPVLKMYKKGILLGLGTDGYTPDIIESYKVANIIHKHATGDSTVAWTEIPEMLFENNRKITERFIDGKVGVLKEGALADIIVVDYNPPTPINENNINGHILFGINGRHVDTTIINGKVLMEDRKLLHVDEERVIARSRELAKEVWKRF; the protein is encoded by the coding sequence ATGTTGCTGATTGGAAATGGAAAGGTTATAACTAGAGATAATACTAGACCAATCATAGACAATGGATGTATTGCTGTTGATGAGAATAAAATAATTGAAATTGGATCAACAGAAACTTTAAAAAATAAGTATAAGGAATCCCAATTTATAGATGCAAAAGGAAAACTTATAATGCCGGGCTTTATAAATACTCATATGCATTATTATAGTACTTTTGCTAGGGGCATGGCTAATGATAGTCCGCCAGCAAAGTCATTATGTGACATACTTACAGGTCTTTGGTGGAGATTAGATAAGGTATTAACCTTAGAAGATGTTTATTATAGTGCTGCGGTACCTATGATCGATCAAATAAAAAATGGTGTAACAACTGTATTTGATCACCATGCTAGTGCTCACGCTGTTAAAGGAAGCTTATTTAAGATTGCAGAAGCATCAGATACAATTGGAATTCGTAGTAATTTGTGTTACGAAACTTCTGATAGAGATGGGGAAAAAATTGCACAAGAAGGCATTAATGAAAATGTAGAATTTATTAAGCATTGTAATGCTAAAAATGATGACATGATTAAAGGTATGTTTGGACTTCATGCATCTATGACAATATCTGATAAAACTTTAGAAAAATGTGTAGATGCAGTTAAAGGATTAAATACAGGATTCCATGTTCATTGTGGAGAAGGCATTGAAGATTTAGAGGATTCAAAGAAAAAATACGGCAAGGGAATTATAGAAAGATGGAATGATGCAGGAGTTCTTTGTGATAAAACTATAGCGGTACATTGTATTTATGTTTCAGATGAAGAAATGGATATGCTTAAAGAAAAGAATACAATAGTAGTTCATAATCCTGAATCAAATATGGGTAATGCAGTAGGCGTTTCTCCAGTACTTAAGATGTACAAAAAAGGCATTTTATTAGGACTCGGAACTGATGGATATACTCCAGATATTATTGAATCTTATAAAGTAGCAAACATTATTCATAAACATGCTACTGGTGATTCAACTGTTGCATGGACCGAAATTCCTGAAATGTTATTTGAAAATAATAGGAAAATTACTGAAAGATTTATCGACGGTAAGGTTGGAGTTTTAAAAGAAGGTGCTCTAGCAGATATAATCGTAGTAGATTATAATCCACCAACACCAATTAATGAAAATAATATAAATGGACATATATTATTTGGTATCAATGGAAGACATGTAGATACAACTATTATAAATGGTAAAGTGTTAATGGAAGACAGAAAACTTCTTCATGTCGATGAAGAAAGAGTTATAGCTAGAAGTAGAGAACTAGCAAAAGAAGTTTGGAAACGATTCTAA
- a CDS encoding YgeY family selenium metabolism-linked hydrolase: MENMNKEEILKLAEKYKPEMTKFLRDMARIPSESCDEKGVILRIKEEMEKVGFDKVDIDPMGNVLGYIGHGKHVIAMDAHIDTVGVGDKNLWNYDPYEGYEDDEIIIGRGVTDQEGGMASMVYAGKIIKDLGLEDDYTLIVTGTVQEEDCDGLCWQYIINEDKIKPEFVVITEPTSLNIYRGHRGRMEIKVTTHGVSCHGSAPERGDNAIFKMAPILNELKALNENLKYDEFLGKGTLTVSEIFFSSPSRCAVADGCSISVDRRLTDGETWEYAIQQIKNLPSVKAAKAEVEMYSYERPSYTDLVYPTECFFPTWVLKEDHPICEAAVKCYQNLFKSEPKVDKWTFSTNAVSIMGRYGIPCIGFGPGHEDQAHAPNERTWKDELVKSAAMYALIPITYVKEFANK; this comes from the coding sequence ATGGAAAACATGAATAAAGAAGAAATATTAAAATTAGCTGAAAAATATAAACCAGAAATGACAAAATTCTTAAGAGATATGGCTAGAATTCCAAGTGAAAGTTGCGATGAAAAAGGTGTAATACTTAGAATAAAAGAAGAGATGGAAAAAGTAGGTTTTGATAAAGTAGACATAGATCCTATGGGAAATGTATTAGGATATATAGGACATGGAAAACATGTTATTGCTATGGATGCTCATATAGATACAGTTGGAGTAGGCGATAAAAATTTATGGAACTATGATCCATATGAAGGCTATGAAGATGATGAAATAATAATAGGAAGAGGAGTAACAGACCAAGAAGGCGGAATGGCTTCTATGGTATATGCTGGAAAAATAATTAAAGACCTTGGATTAGAAGATGACTATACTTTAATAGTAACTGGTACTGTTCAAGAAGAAGACTGTGATGGTTTATGTTGGCAATATATAATCAATGAAGATAAAATAAAACCAGAATTTGTTGTAATTACAGAACCAACTTCTTTAAACATATATAGAGGACATAGAGGAAGAATGGAAATAAAAGTTACAACTCATGGAGTTAGTTGCCATGGTTCAGCACCAGAAAGAGGAGATAATGCAATATTTAAAATGGCTCCTATCTTAAATGAATTAAAAGCTTTAAATGAAAATTTAAAATATGATGAATTCCTAGGAAAAGGTACTTTAACTGTATCTGAAATATTCTTCTCATCACCTTCAAGATGTGCAGTTGCAGATGGATGCTCTATATCTGTAGATAGAAGACTTACAGATGGTGAAACTTGGGAATATGCAATTCAACAAATTAAAAATTTACCATCTGTTAAAGCTGCAAAAGCTGAAGTTGAAATGTATAGCTATGAAAGACCTTCATATACTGATTTAGTATATCCAACAGAATGCTTCTTCCCAACTTGGGTATTAAAAGAAGATCATCCAATATGTGAAGCAGCTGTTAAATGCTATCAAAATTTATTTAAGAGTGAACCAAAAGTTGATAAATGGACATTCTCTACAAATGCAGTTTCTATAATGGGTAGATATGGAATACCATGCATAGGATTTGGACCAGGACATGAAGATCAAGCTCATGCTCCTAATGAAAGAACTTGGAAAGATGAATTAGTAAAATCAGCAGCAATGTATGCTCTTATACCAATAACTTATGTAAAGGAATTTGCCAATAAATAA